The following DNA comes from Maniola jurtina chromosome W, ilManJurt1.1, whole genome shotgun sequence.
aacgttcgtctCAGCAAAGTTTGTGATCAAGAAGAAATCGCGGTGCAAAAGTAGTGTTAAAGTGAAAACAACCgacataattattaaaaacctaacctaTAAATTACACAGAGAAAACCAGTGACATAATTTGACAAATTATATGACAGTTCATCTGGCATCATAGACTATGGACTAAACTTCCGTCAATGGTACCAACCTTGTAATAATAGTCACCAGTACtgacgggtaactttagaatatCAAATATTTATAGAGTGCAGTTGCTAGTAAACAATTATTGACTCACCCACTTGTCTAAGaagttgaaataaaaaaatatggataAAAGTATGGAACTACTGCTCTCAAAATTGGAAGAAAAACTTAATCAACAAACTACGATTATATCCACCGAAGTCACAAAAAACGTAATGCAGGCGCTAGACGAGAAAATGAAATCACTGCTAGAGGAAAATAATGCTTTGAAAACCAGAGTTACAGAATTGGAACACAAAATTGATTATATGGAGAGAAATaagagaaaaaataatttagtgttttttggtGTAGAAGAGAAAGGGAAAACCGAAGGCGAATTAGTTGATCACTTAAAAGAAACTATTTTTGATATGGGTATACCCATTGAAATTCAAGAAATAGCTAATGTATACAGAATTGGCCCGCACTCAAATAAAAACCGACCGGTAGTGGTGACCTTTATATCAACGTGGAAAAAACATCTTGTGCAAAGAAATAAATCCAGCCTTCCACAAGGCATTTATGTTAAGGAAGACTATCCCAAAGAGGTACTCGAGGCACGTAAGAAACTTCAACCAAAATTAGAGGAAGAAAAGAATAAAGGGAATTTAGCATATATAAAATATGATAACCTAGTAGTGAAAAAATCAAAAGATAGTAATCGTGAGAAACGGAAGCGGGAAAAAACAGAATCGCCAGCAGTTACAAACCATACCAAAAAGCAGTTAACTGACCACAACCTAAACACACCCAACGAATCTCCTGTCAATAAAATGAAGGGAACCTTAAAGCCAAACATTATGAATTATGTAACACGAGGAAGATCATCATCGATGACTGAGTTGGCAAAAAACTAAATACTACCCCGGACAAGCGGAACCTGAAAAAGAAAGATCTCACAACACTGTCAAATAAAACCATAATAAACTGCACCCCAAGCCGGTTGGTCACCGTGGGGGAAGAAGACCACTACCCTCCATCCAATAAAACTAAAAGAGAACAAAACCTAAAAATTTGTACATACAATGTAAGATCACTATCGACAGCGGAAAGAATTTTAGAATTGAACAATgctatagaaaaaataaattgggaCATTATAGGGCTCGCAGAAGTTAGAAGGATGGGATGCACAATAGAGGAACACAAAGATTATATCTTCTGCTACATAGGCGAGACTATTGGACTTCATGGCGTTGGTTTCCTTATAAAGAGAACACTTAAAGCCAACATTGTGAGCTTCACTGGTATATCAGAAAGAGTTGCCCTACTGAAGCTAAACTTCGAGGAGGTACGGGTTTCCCTAATTCAAGTTTATTCTCCAACTGAGAGCTCAAGCGAAGAAGAAAtcacaaaattttataatgacTTAACAAAAGCACAAGAGCTAGCAGacaaaaaattactaattattggAGACTTTAATGCGAAAATAGGACTTCCAAAGCCTcacgaaaatataataatgggCAAATATGGATACGGGAAGCGGAACTCTAGAGGCGAACGTCTAATACAATATGCACACGAGCACAAACTGTCAGTGATGAATACATATTTCAAGATAAAAGACTCTCGAAAGTGGACATGGGTTTCACCAGACCAAAAAACAAAGAACGAAATTGACTTTAAACTGAGCCAAAATCCAAAATCAGTGATAAATCTAGAGGTACTTAACAGAATTAATTTCCCATCGGACCACAGGATGATACGGTGctcattgaaaattaaattaccaAAAGTCAGTCGAAGAACATTCAAAGGTGTAACCAACACGTTGAAGTCCACTAGCGATAAAAAgaactacaaacaaaatttgATAGAGAACTCAACAACACTTTACAAATCTatggaaaatattgaaaatgtaCAAATTCTCAGTGACAAACTAGaagaaacaattaaaaaaagctTGAAACTAGATGAAAAATTAGGAATAACCAACAAAAAGCACAAAATTATTAGTGAGCAAACATtgaatttaatttctaagcgaACTAAACTGTTGAACACAAAAAGTAAATCCAAAGAAATGAGGGAAGAATTAAAGGAGTTATTCAAAAAAACTAATAGAGCAATCCGAAAAGATTATGATAATTATAGAAGAACAGTCATAGAAAGAAACATACTAACATACCGAAGTTCGAAAAGAGCCTATAAAGAATTGGTAATTCATAAAAACTGGATACAGTGCTTAAATGACGGAAAAGGAGAAACTAGAACTAGGGAAGACATAATAAAATGTGCAACTGCCTTCTACTCAAACCTTTACAAAAAACTACCGCAAGAAACAGACGGAAAAATTAATTCTAAGAGCAAAGAGACTATTGAAACAATTGTGGACCCAATAAACGAAAGAGAGATATTAGGAcatataaagaaattaaaatctgaAAAGAGCCCAGGACCAGACAAACTCGCAAATGAAGCCGTAAAAATAGGAGCGCCTATTCTAGTTGGATATCTAGCAAAACTTTTTAACTTAGTACTGGAAAAAGAACACGTACCAACACAATGGTGCAAATCAAATATAACATTACTGTACAAGAAAGGGAATCCACTAGACATAGGCAACTATAGGCCCATCAGTCTACTATCTACAATTTACAAACTCTTTTCATCAATCCTTCTGAGTAGAATAGCACCAGAAATAGATAAAAACCAATCATTAGAACAGGCAGGTTTTCGACCACAATATTCTACAATAGACCACATACATACTATAGAACAgataattgaaaaatttaaagagTTTAACAAACCACTTTATATTGCATTTGTGGACTACTCCAAAGCATTTGACAGTATTACACACTCATCTATCTGGAATGCTTTAAGAAGTAATAACATAAGTGGAAAATAtataaacattataaagaaaatttacTCCATGAGTGTAAGTAGAGTGAAACTAGAAAGGCAAGGAGAAGAGTTCACGATTGAAAGAGGCGTTAGACAAGGAGACCCGCTTTCTCCCAAGCTATTCATAGCTGTTCTGGAGGACATCTTCAAAAACCTTGATTGGAAAAATAAGGGAATATGGGTGCTACACAAAAGGCTAACACATTTGAGGTTTGCGGACGACATAGCTATTTTTGGCGAGACCGCCAACGATCTGGAGAAAATGCTACAGAGTTTAGATTCAGAAAGTCAAAAAGTTGGTCTGCACATGAATACTACCAAAACTAAAATCATGACAAACAGTCACAAGAAAACAATCAAAATAGAACAAAAGTCAGTAGAGTATGTGGACAGCTATGTGTACTTGGGTAAACTGGTCTCCTTTGAAGCGAACACTAACGAAAAAGAAGTGGACAGAAGAATAAACATAACATGGAAGAAATACTGGGCACAAAAAGAAATTCTAAAAGGAAATTATaacctaaaaatgaaaaagatgaTAATGGATTCCTGCATCCTCCCAAGCCTAACTTATGCAAGCCAAACATGGGTATTCACCgaaaaagtcaaaaataaaatcctGTCCTGTCAACACGCCATGGA
Coding sequences within:
- the LOC123879762 gene encoding uncharacterized protein LOC123879762, producing the protein MDKSMELLLSKLEEKLNQQTTIISTEVTKNVMQALDEKMKSLLEENNALKTRVTELEHKIDYMERNKRKNNLVFFGVEEKGKTEGELVDHLKETIFDMGIPIEIQEIANVYRIGPHSNKNRPVVVTFISTWKKHLVQRNKSSLPQGIYVKEDYPKEVLEARKKLQPKLEEEKNKGNLAYIKYDNLVVKKSKDSNREKRKREKTESPAVTNHTKKQLTDHNLNTPNESPVNKMKGTLKPNIMNYVTRGRSSSMTELAKN